One genomic region from Candidatus Margulisiibacteriota bacterium encodes:
- a CDS encoding S8 family serine peptidase: MLRKYFLILILLLSAAGAVTPVQPDDTHYNQQDYLRQISANYAWALSTGNANTVKIAVLDSGVDSGHEDLNVLSGWNFVSNPSDNNSEPNPASSQISYHGTAVAGIAAAIGNNGKGTAGIAWNAEILPVRVI, from the coding sequence ATGCTACGCAAATATTTTTTAATTCTGATCTTACTGCTGAGCGCGGCCGGGGCGGTCACGCCCGTGCAGCCCGACGATACGCATTACAATCAGCAGGATTATCTGAGGCAGATCAGCGCCAATTACGCCTGGGCGCTGAGCACCGGCAATGCCAATACAGTGAAGATCGCTGTTCTGGACAGCGGTGTGGACAGCGGCCATGAGGATTTGAATGTTCTGTCCGGCTGGAATTTTGTCAGCAACCCATCTGACAATAACTCCGAACCGAATCCCGCAAGCTCCCAAATTTCCTATCACGGCACAGCGGTGGCCGGTATTGCGGCGGCTATAGGCAATAATGGCAAAGGCACGGCCGGCATAGCCTGGAACGCCGAGATACTGCCGGTCAGGGTCATTG